A region of Gammaproteobacteria bacterium DNA encodes the following proteins:
- the rpmB gene encoding 50S ribosomal protein L28 encodes MAKVCQVTGKRLMSGNNVSHAHNKTRRRFLPNLQSHRFWVESENRWVRLRLTTKGMRIIDKKGIDTVLAEMRGRGEKV; translated from the coding sequence ATGGCCAAAGTATGTCAGGTGACCGGCAAGCGGCTCATGAGCGGAAACAATGTTTCTCACGCTCATAACAAAACCAGACGTCGCTTCTTGCCCAATTTACAGTCCCATCGTTTTTGGGTTGAAAGTGAGAACCGTTGGGTGCGTTTGCGCTTGACTACCAAAGGGATGCGCATCATCGACAAGAAAGGTATTGATACCGTACTTGCCGAAATGCGTGGCCGTGGCGAGAAGGTTTAG
- the mutY gene encoding A/G-specific adenine glycosylase: MKKTAFSQPLLSWFDQHGRKHLPWQQTPNPYQVWVSEIMLQQTQVKTVLAYYTRFMQRFPNIESLASASEDEVLSYWSGLGYYARGRNLRKAAIMVMQEFDATFPQQLDDVMALPGIGRSTAGAILSLACHQHHAILDGNVKRVLARYFAISGWAGKKAVLDQLWQKAEELTPKKRVANYNQAMMDLGATLCTRRQPECPRCPVQKGCLAHQQDNPQDYPSPKPKKIKPERTTYMLLLQNQQGDILLEKRASTGLWGGLWSLPQFDTLLEHQSWLQSQFGLFVQQPQQWPSFRHTFSHFHLHITPLHVVLNSPNNVVMDADNRVWYNNGQQLGGLAAPISRLLADVFELTTQEDES; encoded by the coding sequence ATGAAAAAAACCGCCTTTTCTCAACCACTGCTAAGCTGGTTCGACCAACATGGGCGGAAACACCTGCCTTGGCAGCAAACGCCAAACCCGTATCAGGTCTGGGTTTCAGAGATCATGCTGCAACAGACCCAAGTAAAAACCGTACTCGCGTATTACACACGTTTTATGCAGCGCTTCCCCAACATAGAAAGCTTGGCCAGCGCCAGCGAAGATGAGGTGTTGAGTTATTGGTCGGGTTTAGGTTATTACGCTCGTGGGCGTAACTTGCGCAAAGCGGCCATCATGGTGATGCAGGAGTTCGACGCTACATTTCCACAGCAATTGGATGACGTGATGGCTCTACCGGGCATCGGTCGCTCCACCGCCGGAGCCATTCTCAGCCTTGCTTGTCATCAGCATCACGCCATTTTAGACGGCAATGTCAAACGGGTCTTAGCGCGTTATTTTGCCATTTCTGGCTGGGCTGGAAAAAAAGCCGTCTTAGATCAGCTCTGGCAAAAAGCCGAAGAGTTAACCCCTAAAAAACGCGTGGCGAACTACAATCAAGCCATGATGGATCTGGGGGCAACGCTCTGCACCCGTCGTCAACCGGAATGCCCACGTTGTCCAGTACAAAAAGGCTGTCTGGCACATCAACAAGACAACCCACAGGACTACCCCAGCCCCAAGCCAAAAAAAATCAAACCTGAACGCACAACCTACATGCTGTTATTGCAAAACCAACAGGGCGATATTTTACTGGAGAAAAGAGCCTCCACAGGCCTCTGGGGAGGGCTTTGGAGCCTGCCCCAGTTTGACACCCTGCTGGAGCACCAAAGCTGGCTACAGAGCCAATTTGGCCTGTTTGTCCAACAGCCTCAACAGTGGCCCAGCTTTCGGCACACCTTCAGCCACTTTCATCTGCACATTACGCCTCTACACGTTGTTCTGAATAGCCCCAACAATGTTGTGATGGATGCCGACAATCGAGTCTGGTATAACAACGGCCAACAACTCGGCGGGCTGGCAGCCCCCATCTCACGTCTGTTAGCAGACGTTTTTGAACTAACAACACAAGAGGATGAGTCATGA
- the mutM gene encoding bifunctional DNA-formamidopyrimidine glycosylase/DNA-(apurinic or apyrimidinic site) lyase, whose translation MPELPEVETTCRGIRPHLLGKKIKSVQVFQPQLRWLVPPELQQIEGQFVRSVERRGKYILIQSKTGCAIVHLGMSGSLRLVKQSLPLEKHDHVQFSLANGQALRLRDPRRFGSVLWSSEPLEQHWLLQKLGPEPLSDEFNLDYLLQRAKGRRVAVKNFIMNSQVVVGVGNIYASEALFLSGILPTTAAGKISKARFERLLRVIKAVLAAAIEQGGTTLKDFVQADGKPGYFQQKLHVYGRKNEACLVCEKPIEQVVLGQRSTFFCSTCQR comes from the coding sequence ATGCCGGAACTGCCTGAAGTAGAAACCACCTGTCGAGGCATTCGCCCTCATTTGCTGGGTAAAAAAATCAAATCTGTGCAGGTGTTTCAGCCCCAGTTGCGTTGGCTGGTGCCGCCAGAGTTGCAGCAGATTGAGGGGCAGTTTGTCCGCTCTGTGGAGCGACGGGGTAAATACATTTTGATCCAGAGCAAAACAGGCTGTGCCATTGTGCATCTGGGCATGTCGGGCAGTTTACGGCTGGTAAAACAGAGTTTGCCACTGGAAAAGCACGATCATGTGCAGTTCTCCTTGGCTAACGGTCAGGCGTTGCGGCTGCGTGATCCGCGCCGCTTTGGTTCGGTGCTTTGGAGCAGTGAACCCCTTGAGCAGCACTGGCTGTTGCAAAAGCTGGGGCCGGAACCCTTGAGTGATGAATTTAATCTGGATTACCTGCTGCAACGAGCCAAAGGGCGGCGGGTGGCGGTGAAAAATTTTATTATGAACTCGCAGGTGGTGGTGGGGGTGGGAAACATCTACGCCAGCGAGGCACTGTTTCTCAGCGGTATTTTACCCACCACGGCAGCGGGCAAAATCTCCAAAGCCCGTTTCGAGCGGCTGCTGCGGGTGATTAAAGCGGTGTTGGCGGCGGCCATTGAACAGGGCGGCACGACGCTGAAAGATTTTGTTCAAGCCGATGGCAAGCCCGGCTATTTTCAGCAAAAGTTGCACGTTTATGGGCGCAAAAATGAAGCCTGTCTGGTTTGTGAAAAGCCGATTGAACAGGTTGTTTTGGGTCAGCGTTCGACCTTTTTTTGTTCCACCTGTCAGCGGTAA
- a CDS encoding Eco29kI family restriction endonuclease, which translates to MKLEEHIFHSKSFIKFIDDAVAFMLNTPMESLPPDDTFSGGGVYALYYNGDCPLYQKIYSQNKDLPIYVGKAVLPGWRQGRNTDKEQTPALFRRLREHSRSINSAHNLELAHFACKFVVLKSQEADLIGTVEAAMTRRHNPLWNSHIDGFGNHDPGKGRYEQAKSEWDALHPGRAWAERLKGTPPDSNEIEVKIGAYHVNKST; encoded by the coding sequence TTGAAATTAGAAGAACATATTTTTCACTCTAAATCTTTCATTAAATTTATTGATGACGCTGTCGCTTTTATGCTCAACACACCAATGGAATCACTACCTCCAGATGATACATTTTCTGGTGGTGGCGTGTATGCACTCTATTACAACGGTGATTGCCCTTTATATCAGAAAATTTATAGCCAAAATAAAGACCTCCCAATATACGTTGGTAAAGCCGTTTTACCAGGATGGAGACAAGGGCGAAATACAGATAAAGAACAGACCCCTGCCCTGTTTAGACGACTGCGCGAGCATTCAAGAAGCATAAATTCCGCACATAATCTTGAGCTGGCTCATTTTGCCTGCAAATTCGTTGTACTCAAATCTCAAGAAGCTGATTTGATTGGTACAGTAGAGGCTGCGATGACAAGACGACATAACCCATTATGGAATTCACATATTGACGGTTTCGGCAATCATGATCCCGGCAAAGGCCGTTATGAACAAGCAAAATCAGAATGGGATGCATTGCACCCCGGTCGTGCTTGGGCTGAGCGTTTAAAAGGGACACCTCCAGACAGCAATGAAATAGAAGTAAAAATAGGCGCATATCATGTCAACAAATCAACTTAA
- the folB gene encoding dihydroneopterin aldolase — translation MDIIFINDLQIETIIGIYDWERETKQTVSIDLEMASDIRAAANSDAIEDTLNYKAVAKRLIAFVEPSSFQLVETLAERLTEIIRNEFQVPWVKLTLHKPGALRGAKDVGIIIERGNKV, via the coding sequence ATGGACATTATCTTTATCAATGATCTGCAAATAGAGACCATTATCGGCATCTATGATTGGGAGCGCGAAACCAAGCAGACCGTCAGCATTGATCTGGAAATGGCCAGCGACATCCGCGCTGCCGCCAACAGCGATGCCATTGAAGATACCCTCAACTACAAAGCCGTTGCCAAACGGCTGATTGCCTTTGTCGAACCGAGCAGCTTTCAACTGGTAGAGACCCTCGCCGAGCGCCTGACCGAAATCATTCGTAACGAGTTTCAAGTGCCTTGGGTCAAATTAACCCTGCACAAACCCGGTGCGCTGCGCGGTGCCAAAGACGTGGGCATCATCATCGAACGAGGCAACAAGGTTTAA
- the folK gene encoding 2-amino-4-hydroxy-6-hydroxymethyldihydropteridine diphosphokinase, which translates to MPQVFVSIGSNIQAAQNIRSSLQTLKQQFGSLIQSQTYQSPAVGFEGAPFYNLVVGFSSALPLWDLYDQLRQIETDHGRQRNGIKFSSRPLDLDILLYGELHLETEKLQLPSAEIEQYAFVLKPLSDCIPDQKHPHLRQTYQQLWNDFQGDKTQLQPITL; encoded by the coding sequence ATGCCTCAGGTTTTTGTCAGTATCGGCAGCAACATTCAAGCTGCCCAAAACATCCGCTCCTCGCTACAGACTCTAAAACAGCAGTTTGGCAGCCTCATCCAATCACAAACGTACCAAAGCCCTGCGGTCGGTTTTGAAGGCGCGCCCTTTTATAACTTGGTCGTTGGTTTTAGCAGCGCGCTGCCATTATGGGATCTCTACGATCAGTTGCGCCAAATCGAAACCGATCACGGACGGCAACGCAACGGGATTAAATTTTCCTCACGTCCCTTAGATCTGGACATCCTGCTCTACGGTGAGCTGCACCTCGAAACAGAAAAATTACAGCTCCCCAGCGCAGAAATAGAGCAGTACGCCTTTGTACTTAAACCACTATCCGACTGCATTCCCGATCAAAAACACCCTCATCTAAGGCAAACCTACCAGCAGCTCTGGAATGACTTTCAAGGCGATAAAACACAATTACAACCCATCACGCTCTAA
- a CDS encoding oxidative damage protection protein → MTRMVHCVKLDKEAEGLERLTYPGDLGKRIFDNISKEAWQQWVKQQTILINEYRLSVVDPKARKYLEEEMEKFFFTGGSELPVEFQAKK, encoded by the coding sequence ATGACACGCATGGTGCACTGTGTAAAATTAGATAAAGAAGCCGAAGGGCTGGAACGCCTCACTTACCCGGGTGATCTGGGCAAAAGAATATTCGATAACATCAGCAAAGAAGCGTGGCAGCAGTGGGTGAAACAGCAAACCATCCTCATCAATGAATACCGCCTCTCTGTGGTTGACCCCAAAGCCCGCAAATATTTAGAGGAAGAGATGGAGAAATTTTTCTTCACTGGCGGCTCTGAACTGCCCGTTGAGTTCCAAGCCAAAAAATAA
- the rpmG gene encoding 50S ribosomal protein L33, with protein sequence MRDKIRLISSAGTGHFYTTTKNKRTMTSKFEIKKFDPVVRKHVMYKEGKIK encoded by the coding sequence ATGCGTGATAAAATTCGTTTGATTTCCAGCGCGGGTACCGGTCACTTCTACACCACGACCAAAAACAAGCGCACCATGACCAGCAAGTTCGAAATCAAAAAATTCGATCCTGTTGTGCGTAAACACGTTATGTACAAAGAAGGCAAAATTAAGTAA
- a CDS encoding AbrB/MazE/SpoVT family DNA-binding domain-containing protein produces MLSVTVSPKYQVVIPKEVRESMGIVSGQKIQMLTYRNRIELIPIRPMKQLKGFLKGIDTEVGREADGL; encoded by the coding sequence ATGTTATCTGTCACCGTTTCTCCGAAGTATCAAGTGGTTATTCCAAAAGAGGTCAGGGAGTCAATGGGCATTGTCTCTGGGCAAAAGATCCAAATGTTGACCTATCGGAATCGCATTGAGCTGATTCCGATCAGGCCAATGAAACAACTGAAAGGGTTTCTCAAGGGGATTGATACCGAGGTTGGCAGAGAGGCTGACGGCCTGTGA
- a CDS encoding DUF3833 family protein: protein MLNDMKISLVALLLLLLGCQAQNIEDYALQRPLFDPQAFYSGHLSGWGIYTDRSGVVRQRFRIEMEAAWQQDLGKLQQTWRYSTGKVAQRIVTLKKLDEHRYRIAASDAQSQGEGRVAGNSAYWNYRFSFDDGSEVAVRQVEQWSYAIDANSVMQKISLKKYGLPMGELTIFVQRTLTLDDAVEQVRDTVEQMRNYLFGQP from the coding sequence ATGTTGAATGATATGAAAATAAGTTTGGTTGCACTGCTGCTGTTATTGCTGGGCTGTCAGGCGCAAAACATAGAGGATTACGCCCTGCAAAGACCGCTGTTTGATCCACAGGCCTTTTACAGTGGTCACTTGAGCGGTTGGGGCATTTACACCGACCGCAGCGGTGTGGTGCGCCAACGCTTTCGCATTGAGATGGAAGCCGCGTGGCAACAGGATCTGGGTAAACTTCAACAGACGTGGCGTTACAGCACGGGCAAGGTGGCGCAGCGTATTGTGACCTTGAAGAAATTGGATGAACACCGTTATCGCATTGCGGCCTCTGATGCACAGAGTCAAGGCGAGGGGCGGGTAGCGGGCAACAGCGCCTATTGGAATTACCGCTTCTCTTTTGATGATGGCAGTGAGGTAGCGGTACGTCAGGTGGAGCAGTGGAGTTACGCCATTGATGCCAACAGCGTAATGCAGAAAATCAGCCTGAAAAAGTACGGCTTGCCGATGGGGGAGCTGACGATCTTTGTGCAGCGCACCCTCACTTTAGATGATGCGGTGGAGCAGGTGCGCGACACGGTGGAGCAGATGCGGAATTATTTGTTTGGTCAGCCTTAA
- a CDS encoding SPOR domain-containing protein — MTEHGFIKFDLILLSLFSALIAFLFYAGVDSISFSNNDIRSFLDEVSLTEQNDTQDDPGIEEPLSTSEKLIVIPRTMPTLTSTDKQTPQQHILDLQVQVAQLTLQLQQIEPAAAQETPDRECERQSQTDAPSIPAMKKITPQTEQKASVSTPAQSTPSAKKTVKPALIAKPARPIQSAKHNKTSTQQQNHLLHDKAWLLSQKDSRYSMQILAVRSKQELLQEIKESNLELKTLSYYPIIRNGHVWYALLYGLFDNRAEAQHALKKLPKHIRQNKPWLRSLRAIKKAIQQVPIETQ, encoded by the coding sequence ATGACAGAACACGGTTTTATTAAATTTGACCTGATTCTCCTCTCCCTGTTTTCAGCATTAATAGCGTTTCTCTTTTACGCCGGTGTTGACTCCATATCCTTCAGTAACAATGACATTCGTTCATTTTTAGATGAGGTGTCTCTGACCGAACAAAACGACACCCAAGACGACCCCGGCATTGAAGAACCGCTCAGCACATCGGAAAAACTGATCGTCATCCCACGGACAATGCCAACATTGACATCCACAGATAAACAAACACCCCAACAACACATCCTCGACTTACAAGTTCAAGTGGCACAACTGACTCTGCAACTGCAACAAATTGAACCTGCCGCAGCTCAAGAAACACCCGACAGAGAGTGTGAGCGTCAATCTCAAACAGATGCCCCCTCCATCCCTGCAATGAAAAAAATAACACCACAAACCGAACAGAAAGCCAGTGTATCCACACCAGCGCAATCAACACCTTCAGCAAAAAAGACCGTTAAACCCGCTCTGATAGCAAAACCAGCACGGCCGATACAATCAGCGAAGCACAATAAAACCTCAACGCAACAACAAAATCACCTTCTGCACGACAAAGCTTGGCTGTTGTCCCAAAAAGACAGCCGCTACAGCATGCAAATTTTGGCGGTACGCAGCAAACAAGAACTGCTACAAGAGATCAAAGAAAGCAACTTGGAACTCAAAACCCTCTCTTACTACCCCATCATTCGCAACGGTCACGTTTGGTACGCACTGCTCTACGGTCTGTTTGACAACCGAGCAGAGGCACAACACGCCCTTAAAAAACTGCCCAAACACATCCGTCAAAACAAACCTTGGTTACGCTCCCTACGTGCGATCAAAAAAGCCATCCAACAAGTCCCCATAGAGACGCAATAA
- a CDS encoding AsmA family protein, whose product MKSLKWVLLSLLSLLLLVFIVAGIMLYTLDPNEHKTMISEQVKTATGRDLNIKGDIQLSLFPWLGFELGEISLSNAAGFGDAPFVKLRGAQLKLALLPLLKQQIKIDRIELIGFELELARNAAGVNNWDDLSNTNEKPVEENSEPLSLESLGIDIQAVLIENAKLHWSDATTQSDLRINDLSLKLGRLQLGEDFPLELSFKLANQQPAMTVALHLNSQVNLDLNQQQYRLSALQLNINAQGAELPNGAVSLHMNADLLANLHTESLKLKVAELQLAGVNTSLSVEIEKRLQNPQIKGLFTLHNTDLRQVLTDLKLPLPEMADNSTLSAISAQIPFQFDGKKLHLSQLKLQLDQSQLSGNLTLGQLDAALPEVQFQLNMSALNADRYLPPPSETKEPEMEQAADGDAPIELPLELLRQLNIDGSFELEQLIISNLKLAHLQLGIKAKKGQIALQPLNLDLYEGNLKASAKLDARQNTPRYHLQSQLTNLSSGPLLKDFLDNDFLLGHGDVILTVKTSGNSVNALKKALNGDTALAFKNGAINGFNLAQSLRKAKAKLSGKSFTETEFSKTDFTALTVSATIKNGVVSSNDLDLRSPLLRVSGKGNANLVSNQLDYTAEIKITNSTSGQGGKSANDLAGLNIPIRASGPFDDVGIEFLLTQALAGKKLDAAKNKLNDAVAEQKQAVKKQQQALQQKKQAAEEKARAEAQRALKEKQQQLQQEAEQKLKNLLKF is encoded by the coding sequence ATGAAAAGCCTTAAATGGGTTCTGCTCTCACTGCTCTCTTTGTTGTTATTGGTCTTTATTGTTGCGGGCATCATGCTCTATACCCTTGACCCCAATGAACACAAAACCATGATCTCCGAACAGGTCAAAACAGCAACGGGGCGCGACCTCAATATTAAAGGCGACATCCAACTTTCACTTTTCCCGTGGCTCGGTTTTGAATTGGGTGAAATCAGCCTCAGCAACGCCGCTGGGTTTGGCGACGCCCCGTTTGTGAAGCTCCGTGGCGCACAGCTAAAATTGGCCCTGTTGCCGCTGCTGAAACAGCAGATCAAAATCGATCGCATTGAGTTGATCGGTTTTGAGCTGGAACTGGCGCGCAATGCCGCAGGGGTAAACAACTGGGACGACCTCAGTAACACCAACGAAAAACCCGTCGAAGAGAACAGCGAGCCCCTCTCGCTGGAATCCCTCGGCATTGACATTCAAGCAGTGTTGATTGAAAACGCCAAACTGCACTGGAGCGACGCCACCACCCAGAGCGACCTGCGCATCAACGACCTCAGCCTCAAGCTGGGACGGCTGCAACTGGGAGAGGACTTCCCCCTCGAATTGAGCTTCAAGCTGGCCAATCAACAACCGGCCATGACCGTCGCGCTGCACCTCAACAGCCAAGTCAACCTTGACCTAAACCAACAGCAATACCGACTCTCCGCTCTGCAGCTGAACATCAACGCACAAGGAGCCGAGCTGCCCAATGGGGCTGTAAGCCTACACATGAACGCCGACCTGTTGGCCAACCTACACACCGAGAGCCTCAAACTCAAGGTGGCCGAATTACAGCTCGCTGGGGTAAACACCAGCCTCAGCGTTGAGATCGAAAAACGGTTACAAAACCCGCAAATCAAAGGCCTCTTTACCCTGCACAACACCGATCTGCGCCAAGTACTAACCGACCTCAAACTACCCCTGCCAGAGATGGCTGACAACAGCACCCTCAGCGCCATTTCTGCTCAAATTCCCTTTCAATTTGACGGCAAAAAGCTGCACCTGTCCCAACTGAAACTGCAACTGGATCAAAGCCAATTGAGTGGCAATCTCACCCTCGGCCAACTGGATGCCGCCCTGCCTGAAGTACAGTTCCAACTGAACATGAGCGCCCTCAACGCCGACCGTTATCTGCCACCGCCCAGCGAGACCAAAGAGCCAGAAATGGAACAAGCAGCCGATGGCGATGCACCCATCGAATTGCCACTGGAATTGCTGCGTCAGCTCAATATCGACGGCAGTTTTGAACTGGAACAGCTCATCATCAGCAACCTAAAGTTGGCCCATCTGCAACTTGGCATCAAAGCCAAAAAAGGCCAGATCGCTCTACAACCGCTTAATTTGGATCTCTATGAAGGCAACCTCAAGGCCAGCGCCAAACTGGACGCGCGTCAAAACACGCCGCGTTATCACCTGCAGAGCCAACTGACAAACCTCTCTTCCGGCCCGTTGTTGAAAGACTTTCTCGACAACGATTTTCTCCTCGGTCACGGCGACGTAATCCTGACGGTAAAAACCAGCGGCAACAGCGTCAATGCACTGAAAAAAGCCCTCAATGGCGACACCGCTCTGGCCTTTAAAAACGGCGCAATCAACGGCTTTAACCTCGCCCAAAGCCTGCGCAAAGCCAAAGCCAAATTGAGTGGCAAATCCTTCACCGAAACAGAGTTTTCCAAAACTGACTTTACCGCCCTAACCGTCAGCGCCACGATCAAAAACGGCGTAGTCAGCAGCAATGATCTTGATCTGCGCTCACCGTTGCTGCGCGTCAGTGGTAAAGGCAACGCCAACTTGGTGAGCAATCAACTCGACTACACCGCAGAAATCAAAATCACCAACAGCACCAGCGGCCAAGGAGGTAAATCCGCCAACGATTTAGCGGGGCTTAATATTCCAATTCGGGCATCCGGTCCTTTTGATGATGTTGGTATCGAGTTTTTGCTCACTCAAGCTCTAGCGGGAAAAAAATTGGATGCGGCCAAAAACAAATTGAACGACGCCGTAGCCGAACAGAAACAAGCTGTGAAAAAACAGCAACAAGCCCTGCAACAGAAAAAACAAGCAGCAGAAGAAAAAGCCCGCGCAGAAGCTCAACGCGCCCTAAAAGAAAAACAGCAACAACTGCAACAAGAAGCCGAACAGAAACTGAAAAACCTGCTGAAATTCTAA
- a CDS encoding FAD/NAD(P)-binding oxidoreductase, with the protein MAHIVILGAGTGGMPMAYEMKAIVGKKHDVTVISENDYFQFTPSNPWVAVGWRDRDSITFPLRPYLERKKINFINQRADKIDAENNTLELNNGEVVEYDYLVITTGPRLAFEEVEGSGPQGHTQSVCTVDHAEGFYEDYKKLLEAPGHMVVGAMPFASCFGPAYEFAFIVDADLRKRKIRDKFPMTFVTSEPYIGHLGLGGVGDSKSMLESELRTRSIKWITNAKTTKVEAGKMFIDEMDSKGELFKQHELEFKQSMMLPAFKGVDVLSSVEGLCNPRGFVFIDEHQRNPKYKNIYSAGVCIAIPPIEPTPVPTGAPKTGYMIESMVTATAQNIGAELEGKEPTASATWNAICLADMGDTGAAFVALPQIPPRNVAWFKKGKWVHMAKVAFEKYFIRKMKKGTSEPLYEKYILKMMGIEKLK; encoded by the coding sequence ATGGCACATATAGTAATACTGGGTGCGGGCACCGGTGGCATGCCCATGGCCTACGAAATGAAAGCAATCGTTGGTAAAAAACACGACGTCACTGTTATCAGTGAAAACGACTATTTCCAATTCACCCCCTCCAACCCTTGGGTTGCGGTTGGCTGGCGTGACCGTGATTCCATCACTTTTCCTCTGCGCCCTTATTTAGAACGCAAAAAAATCAACTTCATCAATCAGCGCGCGGACAAAATTGACGCTGAAAACAACACACTTGAACTGAACAACGGTGAAGTGGTTGAGTACGACTACTTGGTCATCACCACCGGCCCACGCTTGGCCTTTGAAGAAGTGGAAGGCTCCGGCCCTCAAGGTCACACCCAGTCCGTCTGCACCGTTGACCACGCCGAAGGGTTCTACGAAGACTATAAAAAATTACTTGAAGCACCAGGCCACATGGTTGTTGGAGCCATGCCTTTTGCCAGTTGTTTTGGTCCTGCGTATGAATTTGCCTTTATTGTCGATGCCGACCTGCGCAAACGCAAAATTCGTGACAAATTCCCCATGACCTTTGTCACCTCTGAACCCTACATTGGCCACTTAGGTTTGGGCGGTGTCGGTGATTCCAAAAGTATGCTGGAAAGCGAACTGCGCACCCGCAGCATCAAATGGATCACCAATGCCAAAACCACCAAAGTGGAAGCGGGTAAAATGTTCATTGACGAAATGGACAGCAAAGGTGAACTGTTCAAGCAGCATGAGCTGGAGTTCAAACAGTCGATGATGCTGCCTGCGTTTAAAGGCGTTGACGTGCTTTCCAGTGTTGAAGGTTTGTGCAACCCGCGTGGTTTTGTCTTTATTGACGAACATCAACGCAACCCTAAATACAAAAACATCTACTCTGCTGGCGTCTGCATCGCCATTCCACCCATTGAGCCGACCCCCGTCCCCACTGGCGCACCCAAAACCGGCTACATGATCGAGTCTATGGTCACCGCGACGGCGCAGAACATCGGTGCTGAGCTGGAAGGCAAAGAACCTACTGCCAGCGCAACCTGGAACGCCATCTGTTTGGCCGACATGGGAGACACCGGTGCCGCTTTTGTTGCTCTGCCACAAATTCCACCACGCAACGTGGCGTGGTTCAAAAAAGGCAAATGGGTACACATGGCCAAAGTGGCCTTTGAAAAGTACTTCATCCGTAAGATGAAAAAAGGCACCTCAGAGCCGCTGTATGAAAAATACATCTTGAAAATGATGGGCATTGAAAAACTGAAATAA